In the Gossypium arboreum isolate Shixiya-1 chromosome 10, ASM2569848v2, whole genome shotgun sequence genome, one interval contains:
- the LOC108489532 gene encoding cullin-1-like: MTMSERKTIDLEQGWEFMQNGITKLKNILEGLPEPQFSSEDYMMLYTTIYNMCTQKPPHDYSQQLYDKYRESFEEYITSTVLPSLREKHDEFMLRELVKRWANHKVMVRWLSRFFYYLDRYFIARRSLPPLNEVGLTCFRELVYLELNAKVRDAVISLIDQEREGEQIDRALLKNVLDIFVEIGMGQMDYYENDFEAAMLKATAAYYSRKASNWILDDSCPDYMLKAEECLKREKDRVSHYMHSSSEPKLLEKVQHELLAVCATRLLDKEHSGCHALLRDDKVEDLSRMFRLFSKIPRGLEPVSSIFKQHVTAEGTALVKHAEDAASSKKADKKDMVGMQEQVFVRKVIELHDKYLAYVNDCFQNHTLFHKALKEAFEVFCNKGVAGSSSAELLATFCDNILKKGGSEKLSDEAIEEMLEKVVKLLAYISDKDLFAEFYRKKLARRLLFDKSANDDHERSILTKLKQQCGGQFTSKMEGMVTDLTLARENQTNFEEYLSNNPNVNPGIDLTVTVLTTGFWPSYKSFDLNLPAEMVKCVEVFRDFYQTKTKHRKLTWIYSLGTCNLIGKFEPKTMELIVTTYQASALLLFNSSDRLSYSEIMTQLNLTDDDVVRLLHSLSCAKYKILNKEPSMKTISSTDHFEFNSEFTDKMRRIKIPLPPVDEKKKVIEDVDKDRRYAIDASIVRIMKSRKVLGHQQLVMECVEQLGRMFKPDFKAIKKRIEDLITRDYLERDKENPNVFRYLA, from the exons ATGACAATGAGTGAGAGGAAGACAATCGACCTTGAACAAGGATGGGAGTTCATGCAAAATGGAATTACAAAGCTGAAGAATATTCTTGAAGGCTTACCTGAGCCGCAATTTAGCTCTGAGGATTATATGATGCTTTATAC AACCATTTACAATATGTGTACCCAAAAGCCTCCTCACGACTACTCTCAACAGTTGTATGATAAGTATCGAGAATCTTTTGAAGAATACATCACTTCAACG GTACTTCCATCTCTACGAGAAAAGCATGATGAGTTTATGTTGAGAGAGCTAGTGAAAAGGTGGGCTAATCATAAAGTAATGGTCAGGTGGCTTTCTCGGTTCTTCTACTATCTTGACCGCTACTTTATAGCCCGGAGGTCATTACCTCCCCTTAATGAAGTTGGACTCACATGTTTCCGTGAATTG GTCTACCTAGAGCTAAATGCAAAAGTGAGGGATGCAGTAATTTCTCTT ATTGATCAAGAACGTGAGGGTGAGCAGATTGATCGAgctttgttgaagaatgttttggATATTTTTGTGGAAATTGGGATGGGGCAAATGGATTATTATGAGAATGACTTTGAGGCCGCTATGCTGAAAGCTACGGCTGCCTATTATTCTAGGAAGGCTTCAAATTGGATTCTAGATGATTCTTGTCCGGATTATATGTTGAAA GCAGAGGAGTGTTTAAAACGAGAGAAAGATAGGGTCTCGCATTACATGCATTCTAGTAGTGAACCAAAGTTACTTGAG AAAGTTCAACATGAGTTGCTGGCTGTATGTGCAACCCGCCTGCTTGATAAAGAGCACTCTGGATGCCACGCGCTGCTCAGAGATGACAAG GTGGAGGATTTGTCAAGAATGTTTAGACTATTTTCTAAAATTCCTCGAGGTTTAGAACCAGTGTCAAGCATCTTCAAACAG CATGTTACTGCTGAAGGCACAGCTTTGGTCAAACATGCTGAGGATGCCGCTAGCAGCAAGAAG GCAGATAAAAAGGACATGGTTGGGATGCAAGAACAG GTTTTTGTGAGGAAAGTGATTGAGCTTCATGACAAATACCTAGCATATGTGAATGATTGTTTTCAGAATCATACTCTCTTTCACAAG GCTCTCAAGGAGGCTTTTGAAGTCTTTTGCAACAAGGGTGTTGCGGGAAGCTCAAGTGCAGAGCTACTTGCCACTTTTTGTGATAATATTCTCAAGAAAGGTGGAAGTGAGAAATTGAGTGATGAAGCAATTGAAGAAATGCTAGAAAAA GTTGTGAAGCTACTTGCTTATATTAGTGACAAGGACTTGTTTGCCGAATTCTATAG GAAAAAGCTTGCTCGAAGACTTCTTTTTGACAAGAGTGCGAATGATGACCACGAGAGAAGTATATTGACAAAGCTGAAACAGCAGTGTGGTGGCCAGTTCACTTCAAAGATGGAAGGAATG GTCACAGATTTGACATTGGCAAGGGAAAACCAGACAAATTTTGAGGAGTACTTGAGCAATAATCCAAATGTAAATCCAGGGATCGACTTGACGGTAACTGTTTTAACAACTGGCTTCTGGCCAAGTTACAAGTCTTTTGATCTCAACCTTCCTGCTGAGATG GTCAAGTGTGTTGAAGTTTTTAGGGACTTCTATCAGACGAAAACCAAACATAGAAAACTTACTTGGATATATTCTTTGGGTACTTGTAACCTTATCGGGAAGTTTGAGCCAAAAACTATGGAGTTGATTGTTACAACATATCAG GCCTCTGCCTTACTGCTGTTCAATTCCTCGGATAGGCTCAGCTATTCAGAGATCATGACACAGTTGAATTTAACTGACGATGATGTAGTTAGACTTCTTCATTCGTTGTCATGTGCAAAGTATAAAATTCTTAACAAGGAACCGAGCATGAAAACCATCTCTTCCACTGATCATTTCGAGTTCAACTCCGAATTTACTGATAAAATGAGGAGGATCAAG ATACCTCTTCCTCCTGTGGATGAGAAGAAGAAAGTAATTGAAGATGTTGATAAGGATAGACGGTATGCCATTGATGCTTCAATTGTGCGCATCATGAAGAGCAGGAAAGTTCTGGGTCACCAGCAGTTAGTTATGGAGTGTGTCGAGCAGTTAGGTCGCATGTTCAAG CCTGATTTCAAGGCAATTAAAAAGCGAATAGAGGACCTGATTACTCGAGATTATCTTGAGAGGGACAAGGAGAACCCCAACGTATTCAGGTACTTGGCATGA
- the LOC108487279 gene encoding protein SRG1, translating to MAPVPSLPIKVGHIDDVQELRKAKPATVPERFIRDMADRPKVVPNLSSSLDIPIIDLSKLMKTDKDEVMQLKTACEEWGFFQVLNHGIDLNVVEDIEKVAEDFFMLPLQEKQKYPMAPGTVQGYGQAFVFSENQKLDWCNMFALGVEPPCIRNPKLWPSKPVNFREALEIYSREVRKLCKTLLKYIAVSLGLKGDVFEEMFGVAVQAVRMNYYPPCSRPDLVLGLSPHSDGSALTVLQQGKDSSVGLQILKGQTWVPVKPIPNALVINIGDTLEVLTNGKYKSVEHRAVTHKERDRLSIVTFYAPSYEIELGPMAELVDEKNPCRYRRYNHGEYSKHYVTNKLQGKRTLDFAKIQSKTSN from the exons ATGGCTCCAGTGCCTAGTTTACCAATTAAAGTTGGACATATTGATGATGTCCAAGAACTAAGAAAAGCTAAACCAGCCACGGTTCCTGAAAGATTTATCAGAGACATGGCTGATAGGCCAAAAGTTGTTCCAAATCTATCATCATCTCTTGACATTCCCATCATTGATCTTTCTAAGCTCATGAAAACAGACAAAGATGAAGTTATGCAGCTCAAAACTGCCTGTGAAGAATGGGGATTTTTCCAG GTACTGAACCATGGGATTGATCTGAATGTTGTTGAAGACATCGAAAAAGTAGCCGAGGATTTCTTCATGTTACCTTTACAGGAGAAACAAAAGTATCCAATGGCTCCAGGGACAGTTCAGGGCTATGGTCAAGCTTTTGTGTTCTCAGAGAACCAAAAGTTGGATTGGTGCAATATGTTTGCTCTTGGTGTTGAGCCACCTTGTATAAGGAACCCAAAACTCTGGCCATCAAAACCAGTTAACTTCAG AGAAGCATTAGAAATTTATTCAAGAGAAGTGAGGAAACTTTGCAAGACACTTCTGAAGTATATAGCAGTGAGCCTTGGACTAAAAGGGGATGTTTTTGAAGAAATGTTCGGAGTGGCTGTGCAAGCAGTAAGGATGAATTATTATCCTCCATGTTCAAGACCTGACCTTGTTTTAGGCCTTAGTCCACATTCAGATGGAAGTGCCCTTACAGTGTTGCAGCAGGGAAAAGATAGCTCAGTTGGTCTTCAAATCCTTAAGGGCCAAACGTGGGTGCCTGTTAAGCCTATTCCAAATGCACTCGTCATCAACATCGGTGACACTCTAGAA GTACTTACAAATGGAAAATACAAGAGTGTGGAGCATAGAGCAGTAACTCACAAAGAGAGAGACCGCCTTTCAATCGTCACTTTCTATGCTCCAAGCTATGAAATAGAACTTGGTCCAATGGCAGAACTGGTGGATGAGAAGAATCCATGCAGATACAGAAGATACAATCATGGAGAGTACAGTAAACATTACGTAACCAACAAGTTGCAAGGCAAAAGAACCCTGGATTTCGCAAAGATCCAATCCAAGACCTCGAATTAA
- the LOC108489352 gene encoding cysteine-tryptophan domain-containing zinc finger protein 7-like has product MDENSEPEEGEACYHRDDDDDINPDTAFSYLDEKIKNILGHFQKDFEGGVSAENLGAKFGGYGSFLPTYERSPTRLSCPKTPQGNSSTPRSTNNLSMEGAFQNLKAPPNAPPSGRPGNATCPSGSIAAKHDLHLSFNHVAEKPALKDDSFNRAEIPTDQKTLKVRIKVGSDNKVQKNSAIYSGLGLDDSPSSSLGNSPEESGGTVTGSQGTTNESPTKILQVMTSYHVPGGVLISPLHESLLCLLRKEKEGPSRESKSIPLLKACPENSSGLIDESILGNGKQLREKKTKFLIGKSKKVVESKQGNRMNVENDKKLLIKNKLQNEIAGGKELLSHDLKHTALSNSVNVADSVESMPRVCDLSAEANQDGSRGGIFSSDSSKKDSLESISGRSRASGKKKKKDIQRSSVEKVWEQSVVDTSKNASVDLGDNVGSKCYQNTAPLKCKEDSKTKVGQEATFPVQKETNIPSEMENTLFVGKKKSKGSNNAGQIADSMKDSLRLDVSGTPKDTTSSSQSFSSGKSNMNRLKLQKDINKVQDNHRDALDTNFKQKRDKMDPSMRPFHNRPKDAGPTTDFERGHNGYLDKSKEIFSGGTVDNQLLGVDAPGVVPHLSDQTLASQTTALATTASVFIEENWVQCDRCHNWRLLPFDTRPEQLPEKWLCSMLNWLPGMNRCDISEEETTKALRALYQVPVAENQSNPENHANGTMPLITSAHLQHLDQKNSSFNSQVSSIQGKKNHGQKELCKAGSSGLSQMSNSKKNQRQESLKSRSLKNVTQVPIESNLTKKSSFQQKEKYPAAGVTKQAKMKNKRESGLYVNGSSKKVKTEIVYTTDKHQSANLDVRTVGLNSSTGLPTQANGRSMQKYNECTNSGDLKHDLKERSVVSVRKLVDQTQVSSDGVSLDMKKCDEKAFVKKRKLEDREDSENGNELYIKEESSESGFRNGKKSRVSKIEGEQPHRNDVDGMMYRKSMDHLIGSANEVRSIDRNQQLRKHKKKSSKKTLDGLDLLRRDSETGQNLKAATSSSSKVSGSHKTRVNFEEARGSPVESVSSSPMRTSYPEKLASTKGEGSGYAAAANTGIPPSGNSRSWDREGTVELAQSVSEMKERVSGDFNPKSHKISTVGCQDRDSISKISIKTKPSSRLGKSHLHNGDTHFSENGLNALEWPHGEDRVNKECQVVLPQKSDKGYISQTKNNGRSSAADKMKVYDPADRQEDLCSRKNMKYQSDVDPEGHACLQETTADCKLNLPKPSKDGKNNVGRRDPSGQWSSDNRMEAQSNKKHEVDAKTAAAACSTKGKTAPQKNVIQDCDGQTRQVETRNGISKSSMHCENESQKEIAGHLTAPEAEQGVVSDGFPVNGSDNVDLSKAIKLPGKAGTKNGSNHSLGKHIPDLRVAHSPVRVNSSNQTANDALNDAEKLRNYADRLKSSGFAFESNEIYFKAALKYLGVAAHLETSNSESGRHCDLNQMQVYNTATKLCEMCALEYERRREMAAAALAYKCMEVAYMRIVYCKQSTSSRDRNELQATLQMVPQGESPSSSASDVDNLNNQQSVEKAPLAKGLVSHGGTHVIVARNRPSFVRLLDFTQDVSFAMEASRKSQNAFTAATASLEETQNTECIISVRKVIDFSFQDVEGLICLVQQAMEAITRSGLVGARD; this is encoded by the exons ATGGATGAAAATTCTGAGCCTGAAGAAGGAGAAGCTTGCTATCACAGAGATGACGACGACGACATTAACCCTGATACCGCTTTCTCCTACCTT GATGAAAAGATCAAAAACATTTTGGGACATTTTCAGAAAGATTTTGAAGGCGGTGTTTCTGCAGAAAACTTGG GGGCAAAATTTGGTGGGTATGGCTCATTTTTGCCTACCTATGAACGGTCTCCGACAAGATTATCATGTCCAAAGACACCACAGGGAAACTCCAGCACACCAAGGTCTACAAACAATTTATCCATGGAG GGTGCATTCCAGAATTTGAAAGCTCCTCCAAATGCACCCCCATCTGGGAGACCTGGAAATGCTACCTGCCCTAGTGGCAGTATTGCAGCTAAACATGACTTACATTTGTCTTTTAATCATGTTGCTGAGAAGCCTGCCTTAAAGGATGATAGTTTTAACAGAGCAGAGATTCCTACTGACCAGAAGACCCTAAAGGTCCGAATTAAAGTGGGATCTGATAACAAAGTTCAAAAGAACTCTGCAATCTATAGTGGTCTTGGGCTTGATGATTCTCCATCTTCGTCATTGGGAAACAGTCCTGAGGAAAGTGGAGGAACGGTAACTGGCTCGCAAGGAACCACAAATGAATCACCCACCAAAATTCTTCAG GTTATGACTTCCTATCATGTCCCTGGTGGTGTACTCATATCTCCTCTTCATGAAAGCCTGCTATGCTTGTTAAGAAAGGAGAAGGAAGGTCCTTCTAGAGAGAGTAAATCTATCCCCTTGCTTAAGGCATGTCCAGAAAATTCTTCTGGGTTAATAGATGAGTCCATTTTGGGTAATGGAAAACAACTCAGGGAgaagaaaacaaaatttttaattgggAAAAGCAAAAAGGTGGTGGAGTCAAAGCAAGGGAACCGCATGAATGTTGAGAATGATAAGAAGTTGCTCATAAAAAATAAGTTGCAAAATGAGATTGCAGGAGGGAAGGAGTTGTTGTCCCATGATTTGAAACACACAGCTCTATCTAATTCAGTTAATGTTGCTGACTCTGTGGAATCCATGCCTAGGGTATGTGATCTTTCTGCAGAGGCTAATCAGGATGGATCAAGAGGTGGAATATTTTCATCTGACTCATCAAAGAAGGATTCTTTGGAGTCAATATCCGGAAGGAGTAGAGCTAGTGGCAAGAAGAAAAAGAAGGATATACAGCGTAGTTCAGTTGAAAAGGTTTGGGAACAGAGTGTAGTAGATACCAGTAAGAATGCTTCAGTTGACCTTGGGGATAATGTTGGGAGTAAATGCTACCAAAATACTGCCCCTTTAAAGTGTAAGGAAGATTCAAAAACAAAGGTTGGTCAGGAAGCTACATTTCCTGTACAGAAAGAAACAAATATTCCATCTGAGATGGAAAACACATTGTTTGTGGGCAAGAAGAAGTCAAAAGGTAGCAATAATGCTGGACAAATTGCTGATTCAATGAAGGATAGTTTAAGGCTCGATGTGAGCGGAACACCTAAAGATACAACCAGTTCTAGTCAGAGTTTTTCTTCAGGTAAAAGTAATATGAATAGGTTGAAGTTGCAGAAGGATATTAATAAGGTCCAAGATAATCATAGAGATGCATTGGACACCAATTTCAAACAAAAACGTGACAAAATGGATCCATCAATGAGGCCTTTTCACAATAGACCAAAAGATGCTGGTCCTACTACAGATTTTGAGAGGGGGCACAATGGTTATTTGGACAAGTCAAAAGAAATATTTAGTGGTGGAACAGTTGATAACCAGCTGTTGGGAGTGGATGCTCCAGGTGTGGTTCCTCACCTTTCTGACCAGACACTTGCCTCTCAGACAACAGCATTGGCAACAACTGCTTCTGTATTCATAGAAGAAAACTGGGTTCAGTGTGATCGTTGTCACAATTGGCGACTTTTGCCTTTTGATACTAGACCGGAACAACTCCCTGAGAAGTGGCTGTGTAGCATGCTTAATTGGCT GCCTGGAATGAACAGGTGTGACATCAGTGAGGAGGAGACAACAAAAGCTCTCAGAGCATTGTACCAGGTTCCAGTAGCTGAGAATCAAAGTAATCCAGAAAATCATGCAAATGGAACCATGCCATTGATCACTTCAGCTCATCTACAGCATCTTGATCAGAAAAACTCTAGTTTCAATTCTCAGGTGTCATCTATTCAAGGCAAGAAGAACCATGGCCAGAAGGAACTGTGCAAAGCAGGAAGCAGTGGCCTGAGTCAGATGTCAAACTCTAAAAAGAACCAACGGCAGGAATCTTTGAAAAGTAGGAGCTTAAAGAACGTGACCCAGGTCCCTATCGAATCAAATCTCACAAAGAAATCCAGCTTCCAGCAAAAAGAAAAGTATCCAGCTGCAG GAGTGACCAAGCAAGCAAAGATGAAAAACAAGAGGGAGTCTGGTCTATATGTGAATGGAAGTTCAAAGAAAGTCAAAACAGAAATTGTATACACGACTGATAAACATCAGAGTGCTAACTTGGATGTCAGAACGGTGGGCCTTAATTCAAGCACTGGCTTGCCAACTCAAGCAAATGGAAGAAGTATGCAAAAGTATAATGAGTGCACTAATTCTGGGGATCTAAAgcatgatttgaaagaaagatcaGTAGTTTCTGTTAGAAAACTTGTGGATCAAACTCAGGTCTCATCAGATGGTGTGTCACTAGACATGAAAAAATGTGATGAAAAGGCTTTTGTGAAGAAAAGAAAATTGGAGGACCGGGAGGACAGTGAAAATGGGAATGAGTTATATATTAAGGAAGAAAGTAGTGAGAGTGGGTTTAGGAATGGAAAGAAATCACGAGTTTCAAAGATTGAGGGGGAGCAGCCCCATAGAAATGATGTTGATGGTATGATGTACAGGAAAAGCATGGATCATTTGATTGGTAGTGCTAATGAAGTCAGGAGCATTGATAGGAACCAGCAACTTAGAAAACACAAGAAAAAGTCTTCTAAGAAAACGTTGGATGGCCTTGATTTATTGAGAAGGGATTCTGAAACTGGGCAAAATTTGAAGGCAGCAACCTCTAGCTCTTCTAAGGTTTCTGGTTCTCATAAAACAAGAGTGAACTTTGAAGAAGCAAGGGGTTCACCAGTTGAGTCAGTTTCTTCATCTCCCATGAGGACCTCATATCCGGAAAAGCTTGCATCAACCAAGGGGGAAGGTTCAGGGTATGCTGCTGCTGCAAATACTGGCATTCCCCCAAGTGGCAATTCTCGATCTTGGGATAGAGAAGGTACTGTTGAGCTTGCTCAGTCTGTTTCAGAAATGAAAGAGAGAGTATCAGGTGATTTTAatcctaaatcacataaaatttcTACCGTGGGTTGTCAGGATAGAGATTCCATTAGCAAAATCAGCATTAAAACTAAACCTTCTTCTAGATTGGGGAAAAGCCATTTGCACAATGGTGATACTCATTTTTCAGAAAATGGGCTGAATGCTCTAGAATGGCCCCATGGTGAGGATAGAGTGAACAAAGAGTGCCAGGTTGTGCTTCCTCAGAAATCTGATAAGGGTTACATTTCACAGACAAAGAATAACGGAAGAAGTTCTGCTGCAGATAAAATGAAGGTTTATGATCCAGCTGATCGACAGGAAGATTTGTGTTCTAGAAAGAACATGAAGTATCAATCAGATGTCGACCCTGAGGGTCATGCATGTCTTCAAGAAACAACTGCTGATTGTAAACTCAATCTGCCAAAACCTAGCAAGGATGGGAAGAACAATGTTGGAAGGAGGGATCCTTCCGGTCAGTGGTCAAGTGACAATAGAATGGAAGCCCAATCAAATAAAAAGCATGAAGTTGATGCAAAAACTGCTGCTGCTGCATGCAGCACAAAGGGGAAGACTGCCCCTCAGAAAAATGTGATTCAGGATTGTGATGGTCAAACAAGGCAAGTAGAGACAAGAAATGGAATTTCAAAATCATCCATGCATTGTGAAAATGAAAGTCAGAAAGAAATAGCAGGCCATCTAACAGCACCAGAAGCCGAACAAGGAGTTGTTTCTGATGGGTTTCCAGTTAATGGTTCTGACAATGTTGATTTGTCTAAGGCTATAAAGCTGCCTGGAAAAGCTGGCACCAAGAATGGATCTAACCACAGTTTGGGGAAGCATATACCTGATTTGCGTGTGGCTCACAGTCCAGTGAGAGTAAATTCCTCCAATCAGACGGCAAATGATGCCCTGAATGATGCTGAAAAGCTTAGAAACTATGCTGATCGTCTTAAG AGTTCTGGTTTTGCTTTTGAAAGCAATGAGATTTACTTTAAAGCTGCTCTCAAGTATCTTGGCGTTGCTGCCCATCTAGAGACAAGCAATAGCGAGAGTGGTAGACATTGCGACCTGAACCAAATGCAAGTGTATAACACTGCCACTAAACTTTGCGA GATGTGTGCCCTCGAATATGAAAGGCGTAGAGAAATGGCTGCTGCTGCTTTGGCCTATAAATGCATGGAGGTAGCATACATGAGGATAGTTTACTGTAAACAGTCTACTAGCAGTCGAGACCGGAATGAGTTACAAGCAACTCTACAGATGGTTCCTCAAG GTGAATCTCCATCATCTTCTGCATCAGATGTTGATAACTTAAATAATCAACAATCAGTGGAAAAGGCTCCATTAGCCAAGGGTTTAGTTTCACATGGTGGGACCCATGTCATTGTTGCTAGAAACCGCCCAAGTTTTGTCCGGCTGCTTGACTTT ACACAGGATGTAAGCTTTGCTATGGAGGCTTCAAGAAAGTCCCAGAATGCTTTTACAGCTGCAACTGCATCACTGGAAGAAACACAAAATACAGAGTGTATTATTTCTGTTAGAAAGGTGATTGATTTCAGCTTCCAGGATGTGGAGGGACTTATATGCTTGGTTCAGCAGGCTATGGAGGCCATTACTCGTTCCGGTTTAGTTGGTGCTAGAGATTAA